In Streptomyces qaidamensis, one DNA window encodes the following:
- a CDS encoding Gfo/Idh/MocA family protein, which produces MTADTVRWGILATGGIAGAFTADLIDLPDAEVVAVASRSQASAKTFAERFGIPRAYGDWNALAQDDDIDVVYVATPHTAHRTAAGLCLAAGRHVLCEKPFTLNVREAEELVALAREHDRFLMEAMWMYCNPLVRRLKALVDDGVIGEVRSVQADFGLAGPFPPSHRLRNRELGGGALLDLGVYPVSFAQLLLGEPSDVVARAVLSEEGVDLQTAAVLSFDSGALGSVHCSIVGGTATSASVTGSQGRIDIPHGFFFPDRFVLHRDGRDAEEFTADPADGPRNSMRHEALEVMRAVRAGETESPLVPLDGTLAVMRTLDAIRDRVGVRYPDETGEPELTPA; this is translated from the coding sequence ATCCTGGCGACCGGCGGGATAGCGGGCGCGTTCACCGCGGATCTGATCGACCTGCCGGACGCGGAGGTCGTGGCGGTGGCGTCGCGGTCTCAGGCGTCGGCGAAGACGTTCGCGGAGCGGTTCGGGATCCCCCGGGCCTACGGCGACTGGAACGCCCTCGCGCAGGACGACGACATCGATGTCGTCTACGTCGCCACCCCGCACACGGCGCACCGGACCGCCGCCGGGCTGTGTCTCGCGGCCGGGCGGCACGTGCTGTGCGAGAAGCCCTTCACGCTGAACGTGCGCGAGGCGGAGGAACTCGTCGCGCTGGCGCGGGAGCACGACCGCTTCCTGATGGAGGCGATGTGGATGTACTGCAATCCGCTGGTACGGCGGCTCAAGGCGCTCGTCGACGACGGGGTGATCGGCGAGGTGCGCAGTGTCCAGGCCGACTTCGGGCTGGCCGGCCCGTTCCCGCCCTCGCACCGGCTGCGCAATCGGGAGCTGGGCGGCGGCGCGCTGCTCGATCTGGGCGTGTATCCGGTGTCGTTCGCGCAGCTGCTGCTCGGGGAGCCGTCGGACGTCGTGGCGCGGGCGGTGCTCTCCGAGGAGGGCGTCGACCTCCAGACGGCGGCGGTGCTCTCCTTCGACAGCGGCGCGCTCGGCTCGGTGCACTGCTCCATCGTGGGCGGTACGGCGACCTCCGCGTCGGTCACCGGCTCCCAGGGCCGGATCGACATCCCGCACGGATTCTTCTTCCCGGACCGTTTCGTCCTGCACCGGGACGGCCGTGACGCCGAGGAGTTCACGGCCGACCCGGCGGACGGCCCGCGCAACAGCATGCGCCACGAGGCGCTGGAGGTCATGCGGGCGGTGCGCGCCGGCGAGACGGAGTCCCCGCTGGTGCCGCTGGACGGCACGCTCGCCGTGATGCGGACGCTCGACGCGATCCGCGACCGCGTCGGTGTCCGCTACCCCGACGAGACGGGCGAGCCGGAACTGACGCCCGCCTGA
- a CDS encoding DoxX family protein, with protein sequence MRRNDRRDLGLLLLRLGTGGALAAHGAQKLFGWFGGHGIEGTGQFMESVGYVPGKASATAAGLAETGGGTLLALGLATPAAGAAAAGAMAGAAAVHAPNGFFNQGGGYEYAATLGLTAAGLAVTGPGRLSLDHLLGHAVNRGWMIPVAFAATAAGTAVVVGSRARRLRKAKEGEQEALFEEEYME encoded by the coding sequence GTGAGGCGTAACGACCGACGTGATCTGGGCCTGCTGCTGCTCCGGCTGGGGACGGGCGGTGCGCTGGCCGCCCATGGCGCGCAGAAGCTGTTCGGCTGGTTCGGCGGGCACGGTATCGAGGGGACCGGCCAGTTCATGGAGTCCGTCGGCTACGTCCCCGGCAAGGCGAGCGCGACGGCGGCGGGCCTCGCGGAGACCGGCGGCGGCACACTGCTGGCCCTGGGCCTGGCCACCCCGGCCGCGGGCGCGGCGGCGGCCGGCGCGATGGCGGGGGCGGCAGCGGTACACGCCCCGAACGGCTTCTTCAACCAGGGCGGCGGCTACGAGTACGCGGCGACGCTCGGCCTGACGGCAGCGGGCCTGGCCGTCACCGGCCCGGGCCGCCTCTCCCTGGACCACCTGCTCGGCCACGCGGTGAACCGCGGCTGGATGATCCCGGTGGCCTTCGCGGCGACGGCGGCGGGCACGGCGGTGGTGGTGGGGTCCCGGGCGAGGCGCCTGCGGAAGGCGAAGGAGGGCGAGCAGGAGGCGTTGTTCGAGGAGGAGTACATGGAGTAG
- a CDS encoding aldo/keto reductase, whose translation METTRPLGRSGIEVSTLGFGCWAIGGEWQAADGQPLGWGKVDDEESVRAVRRALDLGVTFFDTADTYGAGHSERVLGRALGKRRADAVVATKWGNVFDEESRTLTGSDDSPAYLRRALTASLDRLGTDYVDLYQLHLSDAGPEQAAPLREACEELVREGLIRAYAWSTDDPERAAVFAEGPHCAAVQHALNVLNDAPAMLRLCEEADLASINRSPLAMGLLTGKRRDGQALEAGDIRSRPPAWLQGFGDGSGADPEWLARVDALRDVLTSEGRTLAQGALAWLWARSAHTVPIPGFRSVAQAEENAGAMEKGALTGAQLAEVDRLLGR comes from the coding sequence ATGGAGACCACACGACCGCTCGGACGCAGCGGCATCGAGGTGAGCACACTCGGCTTCGGGTGCTGGGCGATCGGCGGGGAATGGCAGGCCGCAGACGGGCAGCCGCTCGGTTGGGGGAAGGTCGACGACGAGGAGTCCGTGCGGGCGGTGCGGCGCGCCCTCGACCTGGGTGTCACCTTCTTCGACACGGCCGACACCTATGGGGCAGGGCACAGCGAACGCGTGCTGGGCCGGGCCCTCGGCAAGCGCCGGGCCGATGCGGTCGTCGCCACCAAGTGGGGCAACGTGTTCGACGAGGAGAGCCGCACTCTCACCGGGAGCGACGACTCCCCGGCCTATCTGCGCCGCGCCCTGACCGCGTCCCTGGACCGGCTCGGCACCGACTACGTCGACCTCTACCAGCTCCATCTCTCCGACGCCGGTCCCGAGCAGGCCGCCCCGCTCCGGGAGGCGTGCGAGGAACTGGTCCGCGAGGGGCTGATACGGGCCTACGCGTGGAGCACCGACGACCCCGAACGCGCTGCCGTGTTCGCCGAGGGCCCGCACTGCGCCGCCGTCCAGCACGCCCTCAACGTCCTGAACGACGCGCCCGCGATGCTCCGGCTGTGTGAGGAGGCGGACCTCGCGAGCATCAACCGCAGCCCGCTGGCCATGGGGCTGCTCACCGGCAAGCGCCGGGACGGGCAGGCGTTGGAGGCGGGGGACATCCGCAGCAGGCCCCCGGCGTGGCTACAGGGCTTCGGTGACGGGTCCGGCGCCGACCCGGAGTGGCTCGCCCGCGTCGACGCCCTCAGGGATGTCCTCACCAGCGAGGGCCGCACACTCGCCCAGGGCGCCCTGGCCTGGCTGTGGGCACGCAGCGCACACACGGTGCCCATCCCCGGCTTCCGGTCGGTCGCCCAGGCGGAGGAGAACGCGGGGGCGATGGAGAAAGGGGCTCTGACCGGCGCGCAGCTCGCCGAGGTCGACCGGTTGCTCGGGCGGTGA
- a CDS encoding SDR family oxidoreductase, producing MNAKENAIAVVTGAGSGIGRAVAVELLRTGWSVALAGRRAETLEETAALAPGAASVAVRTDVSRPEDVNALFAATVERFGRVDLLFNNAGTFGPGGVPVEELPYEAWRHVVDTNLNGAFLCAQAAYRQMKAQDPQGGRIINNGSISAHTPRPLSVAYTATKHALTGLTKSLSLDGRPYGIAVGQIDVGNAATDMTSRMQTGALQANGEVAPEPVMDVADVARTVRHMAELPLEANVQFATVLATAMPYVGRG from the coding sequence ATGAATGCCAAGGAGAATGCGATCGCGGTGGTGACCGGGGCGGGTTCCGGCATCGGCCGGGCGGTGGCCGTGGAACTGCTGCGCACGGGCTGGTCGGTGGCGCTGGCGGGCCGGCGCGCGGAGACACTGGAGGAGACGGCGGCCCTGGCGCCCGGGGCCGCGTCTGTGGCGGTACGGACGGACGTCTCACGCCCCGAGGACGTGAACGCCCTGTTCGCGGCGACCGTCGAGCGCTTCGGCCGGGTCGACCTGCTGTTCAACAACGCCGGCACGTTCGGCCCCGGCGGCGTCCCGGTCGAGGAACTGCCCTACGAGGCCTGGCGGCACGTGGTGGACACCAACCTCAACGGGGCGTTCCTGTGCGCACAGGCGGCGTACCGGCAGATGAAGGCGCAGGACCCGCAGGGCGGCCGGATCATCAACAACGGCTCCATCTCCGCGCACACGCCCCGCCCGCTGTCGGTGGCCTACACGGCGACCAAGCACGCGCTGACCGGCCTGACGAAGTCCCTCTCCCTGGACGGGCGGCCGTACGGAATCGCCGTCGGACAGATCGACGTCGGCAACGCCGCCACCGACATGACGTCCCGTATGCAGACGGGAGCACTCCAGGCAAACGGGGAAGTCGCCCCGGAACCCGTGATGGACGTCGCGGACGTGGCCCGCACGGTACGGCACATGGCAGAGCTGCCGCTGGAGGCGAACGTGCAGTTCGCGACCGTACTGGCGACGGCGATGCCGTACGTCGGACGCGGCTGA
- a CDS encoding MazG-like family protein has protein sequence MNEQSPAPELWSTIDDLYEWLDTNCPVEGREGLLLRILKLSEEVGEVSQAVIGATGQNPRKGVTHTWEDVEAELCDVVITALLALRALTPQAREMFGGHLERVRERSLASAPQ, from the coding sequence ATGAACGAACAGTCCCCCGCCCCTGAACTCTGGTCCACCATCGACGACTTGTACGAGTGGCTCGACACGAACTGCCCCGTCGAGGGTCGCGAGGGCCTCCTCCTGCGCATCCTGAAACTCTCCGAGGAAGTGGGCGAGGTCTCGCAGGCGGTGATCGGGGCGACGGGGCAGAACCCGCGCAAGGGCGTCACACACACGTGGGAGGACGTGGAGGCGGAGTTGTGCGACGTCGTCATCACGGCGCTGTTGGCGTTGCGGGCGCTTACGCCTCAGGCGAGGGAGATGTTCGGGGGGCATTTGGAGCGGGTGCGGGAGAGGTCGCTGGCCTCGGCACCGCAATGA